The Sesamum indicum cultivar Zhongzhi No. 13 unplaced genomic scaffold, S_indicum_v1.0 scaffold00120, whole genome shotgun sequence DNA window CTCCACTTCATCCCCACAAATTTGGCATGTTTGTCCACTTAGTTCTTGAACAGACTTGATCTAGAGAATAACAAAACATCACGAGTCTCATTTCCATTAGCTTCTCAACCACGAGTCATACAACAAACAATGTGGATTTTGTTCTCCATCATATAGAAATAAGATGATGATAATTTCATCACAGACTTCATGCATAAAAATCAAGGAAACCATTTAAGttaatatatcaacaaatatatataatataaataaacaaacatcGAATTTGACAATCTCAACCCTAAAACTCTAGCCATAAGCAGAGATATCAAATACAACTCCTTAATtagataaatcaaaataatgaaCAAGGAAGTACTCCACAGTTTATCTACAGTACTTATATTGGTAGTCAGAATGCCAGATAAAGAAGACAGGAACAAGGAAAAGCAAAAACTAAGAAACCTGAAACTAGAACCAACATGAGAGCGATTTGGAAGCTTACCTTTTCGGTTTCATCAGCATTAATGAGCACAAACTCATTTCTATTGTGAGAACCAGCAACAAGCCTGCCTCCTGTATTCATCACCTTCCACTAAGAAAAATCCAGCAAAAAATCCCAACTTTTTTGAATCCCACAAACAATCCCACCTCAAGTTTCTACTGCATTCAACGAAACTGGATGGGCTTAAAGGCCAATACTTTGaggcaaaaataaattcttcaaTTCATACAGAAAAACCCACTTAGGGTAAGTcttgaaatgaagaacaaCAGCAGCAATGGCTTAAAAAAGCCAACAGTCTTTGCAGAAAATCAGAACTCTTCTACTCATAGTAAACTAATCAAGATTTAACCCTCCGTCAATGCACATAAACAGCTCTAACTATCCAGCTTCCAGTCCCAGAAATCTCCACCAGATACACAAAACCCAGCTCAAGATTGAACCTTTCACTCCAATGCCTGAAGAAAGAAGCCAGGTTTTACGCTAAAAACTGTCTTGGAGCACCGAGTGTAAACCCCATTACAAGACACCAGCCACACCAAATTGCCAGAATGAAAAAGCACTCTGttagagaaaagaagaaaatgagaagaaatgAATACAATATTCTGGAAAGTCGAGAAATCCAAAAGGTGTTTTCGTTTCTTGAAAATGTCGAGGAACTTAATAAATGAAGATGTATGgatatttgatcatatttCACCACAAGCTAATGCTCACTTTAATATGGCTGGGCTAAATGGACTTTTTAGAGGACTCTTGTTTGATTGAttgagacagagagagagagagagagagaagagagggaGATGAAATTGCTGTTTACAAATAAGAGAAAACGCAAAGGCAAAGGTAGGTGGAGTTGGGTTGTATTAGATGGTTAATTTATGCATcaaaactaacaaaatatCTGTAACAGTAATGTGGAAACGGGAAATTCTGAattctgtgtgtgtgtggaaaGAATGGGCCCAAAATGCGGTGATGGAGGTGGGGGCTGTTAGCTTTACGCTGTCCCTACTGTGGTTGGTATAGTAATAAAAgccatatgtatatataataattgttgtgTATGTACATACATGtaatgaaagagagagagagagaagagagattgaaaaacaagaacaacGGGCCTTTGCAATCTCAGCTAAcaccaaaattttgttgtcCTTTTTCTAGTATGGATGACGTTCTTGATGTGGTATTtctgttgtgtgtgtgtgtgtgcatatgTAGCTGTTTGTATTGAGGGATTGCTCCCGTTCCTTTTATTGGGGTGGTTCTCTTTAAATTTTGGGACAGGGATTGGGTCACACTATTCATCAGAGTCTTGATCATGTGTGATTTTTGATGAGTCTTGTTTCTTGCGGATAGATACACCAGTTagatatagagagagaagacaaaaagaacaagagagagagagagtaaagGCAGTGGGGAGATAGGTCCTACATAGCAACAgagttttgtgtgtgtgtgaaattgGTTGGTAATAAGGAATGTCACATGGGAGAGTACACTGTACATCCGTATTTGTACTATTAACTGTTGTTAATTATGGTCAGACTCAGACTACATTTATACGGATTTGACTATTTTGACTCTACCTCTTtgggtaaaatttatttgaatttagtcCTTGTCTTTTCAACTcgtttcaaattaatttttttaatgggtgaattttctactttactcttataattttttttattttttacaaaaaaatattttaatccctaacttttcattttcaattgcaatttcataccttgcatataattttttttaaaaaaatataactatgtttaataaaaaaaaacttataattggGTATTATTTAAAAGGATAAGGACTATTTTGAAGTTGAAATCAAATGTTggggaataaaataaaatttatcccTACAccatttcttttctaaaaaaaaaaaaaaaacaaaattgttaaattCTTGTACAAAGTTGTTTTAGGGTTTTGGAGTAGGGGCAAAATGGACAAACATAGGTTCACGGGTCTAAATTTctagaatataaatatatatagaaagtacAAAGTTGTCTTGTACTCCACCcaactttgtaaaattttaaaaaaaaatatgtctaTATTCTctaactaattataattacaatagaCTCCTTAAACGTCtgttcatataatttatttttaaggcATACTCGtgaaattttgcttttaaacagggaatatatttgtaattataactataatttagaaaatataattgcatgaaatattttgtagttaGATATAATCTTAGAAGGTTTCCAcataatctatacaaatatataagataagTAGAATGATGCCCGTTTTATATCCATCATTGTAATGTGAATTAgtggataattatataataaatagtggTGATAAATGGGTAGTAGTAGTGGGATGATGgtattgaagaagaaaatgtacAATTGTTATGACCATAATCATCCACTAACCTTAACATAAATTGATGGAATATAAAAagacatatattataatttaaatattaaatgcaatatatatactaacatATGCACGTGGCATTTTCACGGAATATATATGGATgttctattaaatatttgtttttgggtGTTGAAATTTGTCGACTAATATAAAAttggaattaaattcaatGCATTGACCCAACAATTCAATTACTATGGATTGGCATATTGTAGGTTTTgcattattattcaataactgttcattttttaaaaaaataatattgtattttcatcaaaattagaaaacaagaagatgtttctttctttaatgaaaaaagtatttgtaggGAGTTGGGTAGTTTAGGAGCATTTGATGTGGCAAAATAGGGCAGCaaatagataaaattgatTGTGAACATGACTTTCATCACCCCCTACCTTTCTTGggattaatataatatacatcacataaatatttaattttatttttttttattattactatcattatttatttatgcaattaaCAATTGGTGTTCTATATCTCTTACCTACTCTTCTTTTGATGCATCCAAATATAATGCTTCTTGTGgattgatgtatatataaaataaaatattattaaataaaaatcaatcaaatagcaaatatgattatatttaatttattatcaattatttttttaaatagtaaaattttacAAGACAATTGTAATTACtgcttaataattaatatatattttaattccacaacacaaaattatccactaataaataaaataatcatatactcctaaaacaacaacaacaataatgataataataaaaatatgtgaaaataaaaataaaaagaatccaagaaattacaaatttggAGGCAGCCCCTTCTCACCTAACCTCACCTCTATATTTGTATGCATCAACAACcaacttttaataattgattcttgaaataacaaatatatcacgTAAATTAAGTTGCAGGAATAATCTTCATGTAGCGTTATCATTCTTTGGTGAATCGAAAATAGTTgagatattttagaaaaataaaaaagaatgataATTCATCAGATTGGttgagtaaattaaaaatatataaaatggtAGAACCAAACATGTGTTTTTGCATAATTCATACTAAGTCAGTATAGGCAGCCAGGCAGCCAGCACAAATATCTGGATAACGGTTTCCAACAAGCTGTGAAGCCATTCCAACCATGCCCTTAAAGTTCTACGGCAAGGGCAATGCCATTTCATCGCTTCCTTGGCCGCTCTGATATATTTGGTTTGATAAACAACACTAAAGACATTTGAGCTAATCATGTTGTCGTTGTACCTGGACGATTGCATGTAGTAATGCAATCGCCAAGAAAACAGAAGCCggatataaagagaaaatatgaAGTTGAAAGTCCACAAAACCTTGCTTCTCAGGCTTTCCAGACCCCAATTGTTCCATCAACTGAAGCAGAAATCATACAATCATCCTTTGGGTGATAACTTACACTAGTTACCTGTCAACcaaaagagggagagaaacaAATAAGGTTAAGCGCACAAGTAGTTAGAATGCTTAACACAAGTTTTAAcatttcttgcatcaatgTAACGTGATCATCGGTTCGGTTTAACAAAGAGGGGAAATGGCAACCATAGGAGTAAAGAAAATGGTCTCAGATAGCTTTTATTTATGCTAAATTGGTTGACATCTGGGTATTTTGTCCTCAGTTCACATATTCACATCAAACTTCTAATCACTTTGATGGAATAAGAATATAAGGAGACAAGGGCAAATATTTCATGATTAAATGTGACTTTACCACTGATGAATGAGCTCGAAACCTGGATACGACATTTGCATCTACAAGATCCCAGAAGTAAATATAGCCGTCTTCTGAACCACCAGTCACATGGGCGTCCGTGTTTGTTAGGCAGCAGTCCATCTTGAAAGACTGATGCAGAAGGCAACATTAACAAAGTTAAGAGTTAAGCCCAGGACAATGATAAATGGACAAGGGTAAGTGCTACTACAACACTATAAGTGACAATGAAAAAGTAGGAAAGAGGGAAAAGACAGTCAAAAGAGCAGAGATGTCTATTTCATAAGACAGACACATGCGAGTGAACAAGGAAAGtagttaagaatatattttattgattgcaTGACGGATTATCttaataaggaaaaagaataaacatAGTCTTAAGTTCCAGGGGGAAACCTTGCAAGTGTGGCCTTTATATTCTTGTAATAATTCACCAGTTGATCTGCCACAGAAAACGGAACCTATTTGAGAAAGATACCAAAGATTTATTGATGTTTCCCTGAGTAGACCCCGGGAAAAGAATTTACCTGTCCAAAAGCCTTAGAGTAGAATCAAGACAACTGGCTAGTACACAGTTGCCATCGTTTGACAATGAAATACAGTTGACAGGCTGCCCGAGATCATCAGATATTTCTCTGGTAACAATTATGAAGTCAGAGGTGAGAGTTTAAGATTCATAAGAACCATAAAGTAACCGTTTGAGTTTAGCACTATGCTtttttaaagacaaaaataaaataaatgaagaaatccCATACAGTTATCGTCATTTTCAGAGCCACATACCTACCAATTCGAATATCAAATGTTCGAAATGTTCCATCAACACTTCCAGCAATTATCTCAGTTTTTGTTAAACAAATGGACATGACACTATCTGAAAAGGTGTCGATGATCTGCAAAGTATCCTAATCTCTATTAAGTAAAGCCAAATTCTTAAGAAAACATAGCAAAGATCGtaaatcaacaaaacaaaaacttcTTGGTCGTCAAAATCTTTCTGCAATCAGCACCAGAAAGACAAGGAAAGCTTTTTCTGCCTAAAGTTCCTATTCACATAAAACTCCTGGGTGGAGCAGTACCCTGAACTCAACTTCAGTAAGGTAACAACAAGAAATAACCTGAATAGGCTCAGTGCTGTGAGATCTACAGTCCCAAGCACGGACTGAGCGGTCATAGCCAGCTGATGCCACCACTGATGCATACTCATTAAACTTCACAGCATTCACCTGGTAACAAAGAAgactaatatcaacaaataattactttGAGAAAAAAACCGACACAAAATGCCCGTATAGGGTGAAGGTAAGCaaatattatttctcaaatttgCTAGTGAAAGATACTAATATGAAGAAAGCTAAGCTTCAGAGTGCCATGAGAAATCAGTGGATAAAATGCCAAGGATATcactttttaaaatcatacaaTTGACGTTACTCCAATACTTTATAATACAATATACATGATCCAGCACAGATTAtacaaaaaaccaaaattttcaaaaatctcaTTGAGCTTCCGAGTAGAAGGCATCCTTAACGGAACGTTGAAGTAGAACGAGAATTCTAAATGTTGCAGCAGGAGAAATGGAATAATTAATCCTTCAGGCCCCGCAGGTTACATAATCAGAAAACAGATAGATCAGCATTACGATCCTGATCAACTGAACGGCTTAGTAGTTGATATAAGACTCATTAAAGTAATCAGAATCACTAGttccaaatccaagaaaaagcTCCACTCCACAAGCCCTCGTGAGTATGAAAAGGGATACTACAGATGCTCCaataagcataataatgatttatatCAGTCCACATGACGAGGTAGAGGAATGCGGTCAGCAAACACCTTGCTGCAACAAAGAGGAACCTAGGTCCACTGCTCCAAGGTACAAGTTTAGGACTTGGAACTTTTTTTCTACAAATACTGTTTTTCAtgaaaagatgaaattttttcatctaGTACTACAATATAATGCAGCTATTTTGATCTTCTTCTTACATGCCAATATATGTCAAAATGAAGACTATAACTCATATTCACAGTCAATCTTCTGTCAAAGAAGAATCTAATTTTTAACATGAGTTTGCAATATCAACATTCCACCAGCAACTGAAGCTCCAAGACTAGATTTTTATTCAGAATCTTTTACCTAAAAATCCACAAAAACTGCGACACTTAAGACACCTAATGTCACATCTTTCCAACCATTCATATCCAACAGCTAATCTCATGcaatttaacaaaatcaattcCACCAACAGTACAGACCTCACTATCATGACCACGAAATTTCCGAATTACACGACCAGTCGCCACGTCCCAGTAGAAGACTTGCCGATCGCCTCCACACGAACACAGCTTCGAATTATCCCtacaacaaaagaagaaagaaaataaaaaaaaaaaaagtaacaaaaCAATTCAAGAGTTAGGGGAAGTGCCAGCATGAAACTTTAGGCTTGTACAGCGTGACATGGACATCGCGAACTTCGCGACCATGCGATTTGTAGGTCTTGATATGCAATCCACGGTGAGGATTCCAGAGGCGTATGGTGCGATCTTTGCCGCAGCTGAGGCAATACTCGCCGTTGGCGTTGAAGCGGGCGGCCAGAACAGCACCTTCGTGGGCCCGGAGCACATTAGCCTCCGTGCGTGGTAGATTCGCTGCGCTCATTTTGGAGGAGCTTGAGAATGAGGTTTTGAGGGGCGGAATGGTATTGTGATGGTGAGGTCCAAATTGGATGGGCCCTCctcctttgttttttatttttctctttaagaaaatgcagaaattttaatttaatatttatctataagTTTTCGACTTGagtgtttgataaaatttatagaaaatgatATTATAACATCAAATCCatatataaagattttataaactttttaggCAAAGTAAGGAGTTTTgactttgtttttatttttttagtaaattacttgtattttaatcatataaattattactacaagatttataattttactttatccacatactttaaaattttaattttacaaaatgaaatagaacaattttgaaacatcttataacataatatttgaaaacataaagtattttaaataagtttaatcAACTATACCCTCCTAATTGAACATCAATTGTATTATTAGATAGATACAAAGATTGAAGTATATATTTCACACTGGAtatagtgatatatatatatatatatatacataagacgaattatatataaatttaatacgaAGAAAtccaactatatatatatatatatattccaaaaaattaatattattgtgaaattaaaagtatataataatttggtgTGAAGGGGAAGAGTTGCagaaactaattataattagtttataacGGATGCATGGATTGTGAAACATTAAGTGTGTGTATTGTATTGATTGAGTGATGCCTCTCCCCCTCCCCCTGCACATCCACTATATATAAGTGAGCGCTACTTCAACAACAAACAAACACGCACTAGTGATGGCCGATTCCACGTTCAAACTACTCCCCATAGCTCTGCTGCTGTGTGTTTCAGCATCAGGCAGCCTGCAGGACATGTCCCTCTCCAGCCGCTTAAAGTTGGATGAGCAGGAAGGGTCATCCAATAGTGGTTGTTGGGAGTCTTTGTTTCAACTACAATCTTGCACAGCTGAAGTTGTACTCTTCTTTCTCAACGGGGAAACCTATCTGGGACCAGGCTGTTGCCGTGCCATATGGATCATCCAGCACCATTGTTGGCCTCAAATGCTGACCTCCCTCGGCTACACTCCTGAAGAAGCCGACATTCTACATGGCTATTGCGACGCTAGTGAGTCTCCCCGCCCAAACTGAATACTGTATATTGTATGGTGGAATACTTTGTCATTTTTATGAGTAACAAGAGCTTGTTTAGTAAATTTGCTTTGATTTGTAATTGATAAGGTGGATGATCAAGAATTCATGATGAGCAACCAcctttaatttctaaattcaCCATATGCATGTCAAATTTCTTCCAATCATATCTAAATTAGATATAGACAATTGTATTTcaaagcaaaatatatataaccatAAAGCTATCTTTTTTCCCATCCACAAGAAATACCATATACAGTTACAAGCTAAAAATACCATACTTTAATTAACCCtttccaattatatattaattaatatagttatTCTCATAGgtaacaagaaaattaatttcaaacaatattattctattttagtagtagtagtagtagttgttgatttattcaaataatagtaattaatatttttcacttcaaaaaaataaataaataagcacgatatatatatatataaaagcgCAATTTTCCAATGAAATGTATATGGTTCAAAACAGCAATTTTTTGGCGCAAATTTCAGTGAAAATGATATTCAACTCAACTGCATTAAAATCCATCTCCCTTCTCTCATGATAGCAATGTTTACTCTAGAAACCATCAACTTCAAACTGCTTTTGATGAATTGACATATTTGTCCCGTTGTTACCTCAAATATTACACTAATGGCCCTTAGCTAGCCATGTATGCCCATCAATTCATCTATACATCATCCGGGTGATGACCATGAAATACCCTATGCCTCCGGCTCCGCTCTTGGTCTTCGGCGGTGCCGTCTCgctctcttctttttcctcacATTCTTCACTCTCTCCCCCTCATCCTGCAAAATTTCCGGCGCCGGGGCCA harbors:
- the LOC105179040 gene encoding WD repeat domain-containing protein 83, encoding MSAANLPRTEANVLRAHEGAVLAARFNANGEYCLSCGKDRTIRLWNPHRGLHIKTYKSHGREVRDVHVTLDNSKLCSCGGDRQVFYWDVATGRVIRKFRGHDSEVNAVKFNEYASVVASAGYDRSVRAWDCRSHSTEPIQIIDTFSDSVMSICLTKTEIIAGSVDGTFRTFDIRIGREISDDLGQPVNCISLSNDGNCVLASCLDSTLRLLDRSTGELLQEYKGHTCKSFKMDCCLTNTDAHVTGGSEDGYIYFWDLVDANVVSRFRAHSSVVTSVSYHPKDDCMISASVDGTIGVWKA